Within Astyanax mexicanus isolate ESR-SI-001 chromosome 2, AstMex3_surface, whole genome shotgun sequence, the genomic segment AATATCTTAATAGTAAAATACATTGTTCTTTAAATTAATTAACTTTCCAACTAAGAGTCTTCAAAAAAACCTTGGTCACCAagaagtgtgtgtggtggtggtggtgcattATCTGATTTATACTCACCCAAGCCAAAAGTGGTCTTGTTCTCCTGGTGAGCAGCTCTCAGCTGAGCCACAAGGTCTGCGCTGTCGTATCCTGCATTATCTGCAATAATGGTTGGTAGCTGAAAAGAAAAGATCATGCCTGTTAACAAATAGGAAAACTATACTGTATTTAGAGGCAGGTGCACTGTATTAATCAATCATTTAGTTAAGATGCTAAAACTGTCACCAAACTGGCCATAATATCTGCCAGCACAAATTCAATGGACACAGTTGCATGGAGAGCACagagtatttttcgcactataaggcacaaaaaaaataattttctggtctatttccatacataaaGTACACTGATGAGGccagttaactaagttaagtaaagctaagctaagtaaacaaaattgtaataaaaaaaccgAGCGCTTTGTGTTAATCTACATTGATTTGTCTCCTGAAAGGtaagattcctgaatttctctaCCACTAATGCAGCTCATGCTCAACTCCAATTGAAGCACACAACtcacttgccatggacagtaagCTAATTCTGCTATGTACTGTAAGGTTCTCTATCAAAATGACAGAAGTGGTGTTTCTTGAAGTGATCTAATGGGTGGAGCTCTAGTGGGGATTGGCAGTGTGAGGGGTGGTGCTTATGCAGGGTTTCCTtattctgacatcacaataaaggaGCCATCCAAAAGGCCCATAGGAGCATATGATTTCTGATACAAAACTCAAATTTCACAAAAAAAGtatgaatgatttttttatttttttttggcgcTTGGAGTGTTGATCAGGGAAAACAAGACCCAAGTGccaatacaaaagcatgcaaaacatGAGTTTGGGATATTTTCCCTTTAACGCCTTATTTTGACTTAACTAAATTGAAATCAACTAAAAATTCACTTCACAAATGCTTCACCACAGTTTTAAAAGCTTTGTGCAAATCAGCTCTCACCATTCTCAGTGCTTTGGCGAAGGACTCCATGGCCACAGCTTCTTTGCCTGGGGTTCTGTTGGCCAAGTCTGTAACCACTTTAGCCATTAACATCTCTGAGCAGCCTGCAGAAAAAGAAACCATCAGTTCCTTCACACACTTTACAGAAATGTTACCAGAAATATGATGTATTCCAAAGAAAGACGTGTTAAAGTGTTGAGATTGCTCACCTCCTCCATAGACTGTGCGAGTCTCTTTAACGGTTTGAGCCAACACACACAGAGCATCATGGAGAGAACGCTCAGCCTCATCCAGGATCTGCTGAGTCGCCCCGCGGAGCACGATCGTGCAGGCTTCACCTGGACatgtacacaaaaaaatatatgctgAGCCTAAACAGCCTTTCCCAACAGTACATGTATAGTcgctgtaataataaaaaaacctcTTCTATTCATATTTGAAACcgactgctatcccatgacttttgacatatcAGTGTACCCCACACCTTGTAAGGAAGGTTAAACAtcagccagtgtgctcatggcaaggtgatgtgaattatcagagttctAACTTATATGGACATTTAATATTCCTTGATACCATGACTGTTTTTTATACTTGTCTAGGTTTAATGATAAATGGACCCAAATGTATCTTCCACTGAAAATGAAGGTTTCTGCCTTCTGCTCTAAAGTTTCTATTGCAGAAATACAAGGAttttaccatagactgtatacaAGTATGGAGAGGATGGCAGcggttgaaaagtgaagccactacatctcttacgccctctggtggctggctccagcacaccttttaaccccgcctatttcCATTTATTTGAATGGTAGATGAATGTTTAATCTACAATTACacatccagtatttttttttggaagttgggttctgtacattctgcaagcccccctCCTATGTTAATGACcaccagtgtttttctttacagataATGCATTTTATAGGagttattttatgatatttaaaggggtgtggggACGTGGTGATTGATGTGCTGGCTATGCACATCCCCAATACGGGTGAAGGGGGTCTAAGAAGTtataggagcaggctacaggctgataatactcacctctgaatggggaaatagcagttagcagctaatgctaatgcgttattctaaagttccttacagcacccGGTCTTTCATTTTAACTCATCAAGTGACATATactaaacatcctgagagcatcacaggaaaGTGTGTGAattaatttatctgattcaattcCTAATTTGACATTAATATCAGAAACAGGTCTGGGTTCTTATGGGTTAACACAAGCACAAACTGCCTGCCTTCTTCAATATAAGACAAACTAACATTCCCACAACACAGGCAGAGCGCAGACAGACACTCACCCATAGCCACTCCAGAGAAACGGATAAGAGTGTCCTCTCCGATCATCACCTCCTCAATCAGTTTACAGTGGCCAAGCTTCACCAGCTCAGGATGGTCAAAGGTAGATGTGATCTCTCCCCCTGATAAAGGAAGTAAAGCAGTGATTAAAACAAAAGCAACTTAACTAATGTAAAACGACCAGTATTACCAGAACCATACCTGTAACCAGTGCCAGCCTCTCCACTCCAACGAAGTCTGCATGCTCAATGGCCATGACGCCTGCAGCTGCAAAGAGCTGCTCAGGGTAGTTATAGATCAGCTGCCTAATAGGAAGAAACAGAGCACACTCTAAAATTGCCTCCCATCCATTACACTCTTTAAAGGACAGGCTAGTAATTAATACAGAGCTGAAAAAGTCAAATATGAGCAATGTCAAACCTTTAGGCTGTTTGAAAGCTTTTCCCTGGTGTAAAGACAAGCTTAGCTGAATCACTCATTCCTTCAAAAACGTTCTCATTAGCAGCCATTTAGAAGTTAGCAATGCATTAGTGTGTAACTGTTAAGACTCTTTTGAAAATTAGTACTAAAAAGCAACCTTTGTGGGCACTAATTGTTAAACTCTAaggtaatgtaaaaataataactgaaataattgtgaaattctcccctgtgattatttatttatttgccaacgttttgtttatttaatatgcTATATGTTCCTCACAGTATGGAGTCTTGTTAAtggtaattaaatatcaaaaggcattgttacagagaataaGAAATCTTGCATGTATGCATTTTAATTACAGTGCTATAAGTATAGTGCTACTTCAGAACAATTACAGTTAAACTTCATAAATAAAAAGTAGTTTCacctgcatctgttctaatgtTTTCTGGAGTTTTAACAGCAAAAGACTCCTATTACTGATATAAATAGTTTGATAATACTTTGTGCCTAAAACCATTGCAAAGTACTGTATATGAATGGAGACTACATCCCAATTAGGTTTTAATacttaaacacacaaaaacattcaACTATTTCCACATAACACTGTATTATTAGTGTACTTACAATCtctctttttaatataatacaattatacAATGACAGCATTTGCTAAATAACTGAGTATTGTTTCTAAAAGAtaatttcttctctctcttctcttctagtATTCACTTTAGCACACACATACCTGTCTACTACCATTATTTAAAATCCACACAAAAATGCATACACTGGTCCTGTACCTGTTGATGAAGCAGTTGATGCCATGCTTCAGAATGCGCTCCACTTTCTccttcattttctctttctctgcaaGCTCAATCTCTGCCACTTTTGCTGTGGAGTCCACGCGCACTCTGGAGCCAAAAATCTGCAGATACACAAGCAGTGAGTGGGCATGTCCTCAATATGAAAGGGAAAAGGTTGAGAGCGTCGGCAGCAGTGGGAGAAAGAAAGATGTACCTTGATCTTGTCTGTGTCCATGCCAGTGTTAGCAATGAGGATATTTACATTCTCAAGCCTCTTAGGCTGGTTGACACCAATTTTCTTGTCAAGTAGAAAACCTTTGAGGGAAAAGATGCATCTTTAAGACCAATCACTccaaaagaaaagaaattcaTCACAGAAGCACATCATTCAAAATTAGAATGATTTATAAATATCAGGACAGTAgaataaacaattatttattttcagaccTTCATCCAGGTAAGAGTCTATAAGGCTGCCTCCCAGCTTCTTGATGACATGGATGGCCTCCAGGTTGCCAGATCCCTTTAGCCTAAGCACGGCCTCCACAGCCAGCTTGGCAAAGTGGTCTTTATGATGAGTAAGCAGTTTTGATGACAGAGTGGTGCGGGAAATGTTCAGCAGATCCTCTTGGAATTTCACCTCGTCGTTACTGAAAGTAAGAAAAGGACAGATCCACTGTGGGTCAATGCAAATTCCAATGGGTAACAAAATACTTTGTGTATATTActctaaaaaatgttttcttaatAAGAAATAtatcaaagtaaaaaaatatattttatttcatatacgaattttagttaaaacaaaaaatagaaatCTGGCAACTTTAGTCCACATTGCAAAcagtaacataaaaataatgtaatgtaacaaaaagaAACTTTCACAATACTAAAGGTCAGAATATTAATTACAAGTGTTAAAACTGCAAACACAAGAAGTAACATCAGTGGTTCTCAACCTGTGAGCCCCCCAGTGGCCAAAAGTGGCAATGCTAGTGTTGCAAAGTAAAATCTGGAGGAATAAATATTGGATCATATACTCCAAACAATACAGGATTAGTTCGGAAGATAATCATTTAACATCACTCTCAAATAGGGAGACTTTTTGTGATTGTCCTTAAGTGTGAGCCAGACATTAAGTGGTGATCTCTACCTATTTATAGTACagtaacaatacagtaaaattttaTTCAATTAATGTAACAAATTTAAatccaattatatttatattcgtGATGACAATTAAAATACAAGTACATACTTCTCTGtctgaggaaagaaaaaaataacatgggtcgctggaataaagaatgcatgataaattggataaagAAAACTattttgtaaacatctcagcttggttgtaaggatttctgaaggATTTCTGAAAAAcgtaatttgctgagtataaaaggaaCTTCTCAGGAAGTGTTTGGCATTGCACACATACTcacaatggggggggggggggggggggggggtatgagCATTTAAATAGCCTAGGGGAACCATGTAAtgtcagtattcagtaatgtgtacacaGTCCCTTTAAGAGACTCTTAAGCTATGTGCGTGGGTACGTGTGTAGCTACGCTAAGAGCTTATAGAATCAGAGCCTGT encodes:
- the cct2 gene encoding T-complex protein 1 subunit beta, whose translation is MASMSMAPVNIFKHGADEEKAETARLSSFIGAIAIGDLVKSTLGPKGMDKILLGGGREGSVTVTNDGATILKAIGVDNPAAKVLVDMSKVQDDEVGDGTTSVTVLAAELLREAELLIAKKIHPQIIISGWRKATQAAREALRESAVDHGNDEVKFQEDLLNISRTTLSSKLLTHHKDHFAKLAVEAVLRLKGSGNLEAIHVIKKLGGSLIDSYLDEGFLLDKKIGVNQPKRLENVNILIANTGMDTDKIKIFGSRVRVDSTAKVAEIELAEKEKMKEKVERILKHGINCFINRQLIYNYPEQLFAAAGVMAIEHADFVGVERLALVTGGEITSTFDHPELVKLGHCKLIEEVMIGEDTLIRFSGVAMGEACTIVLRGATQQILDEAERSLHDALCVLAQTVKETRTVYGGGCSEMLMAKVVTDLANRTPGKEAVAMESFAKALRMLPTIIADNAGYDSADLVAQLRAAHQENKTTFGLDMTQGTIGDMAELGITESFQVKRQVVLSAAEAAEMILRVDDIIKAAPRKRVPDHHPC